From one Anopheles bellator chromosome 1, idAnoBellAS_SP24_06.2, whole genome shotgun sequence genomic stretch:
- the LOC131214015 gene encoding cytochrome c oxidase assembly factor 7 homolog codes for MSSFDLKNESDVKEYLENLGVEYRFGCYSEKKPEVCHLLGDYLEGIRKDFEKAAKVYRSNCDDYNYGKSCLKYGNYSFLGKGRASEKGDPAKAYSYYEKGCTLNDPDACLHSGLLLVSKLMPKEIPRDVSKGFELLKKSCQMNNAGACFYLSGMYISGVLKDETKREPTAAASHADETAATATAKANESQPPATNRLPASAYVVERDMEKAFEFAYKACELRNMYACANLSQMYAKGDGTARDEKKAEKFKQLALEMQDEVKKQQQLTFQQGLNPT; via the exons ATGTCGTCGTTCGACCTGAAGAATGAAAGCGACGTGAAGGAGTACCTGGAGAACCTTGGCGTAGAGTATCGGTTCGGATGTTACTCGGAGAAAAAACCGGAAG TCTGCCACCTGCTCGGTGATTATCTCGAGGGCATTCGGAAAGACTTCGAAAAGGCCGCCAAAGTGTACCGATCGAACTGTGACGACTACAACTACGGCAAGAGCTGCCTCAAGTACGGCAACTACAGCTTTCTGGGCAAGGGGCGCGCCTCGGAGAAGGGTGATCCGGCGAAGGCGTACAGTTACTACGAGAAGGGCTGCACACTGAACGATCCGGACGCCTGCTTGCACagtgggctgctgctggtgtcaAAGCTGATGCCGAAGGAGATCCCGCGGGACGTGTCGAAGGGATTCGAGCTGCTAAAGAAGAGCTGCCAGATGAACAATGCCGGCGCATGCTTCTACCTGTCCGGGATGTACATCTCTGGCGTGCTgaaggacgaaacgaaacgagaacCGACCGCCGCGGCGTCACACGCCGACgagacggcggcgacggcgacggcgaaagcCAATGAGAGTCAGCCTCCTGCCACGAACCGGCTTCCGGCCAGCGCGTACGTCGTCGAGCGGGACATGGAGAAAGCGTTCGAGTTCGCGTACAAGGCGTGCGAGCTGCGCAATATGTACGCCTGTGCCAACCTCAGCCAGATGTACGCCAAGGGCGACGGGACGGCTCGGGACGAGAAGAAGGCGGAAAAGTTCAAACAATTGGCCCTCGAGATGCAGGACGAGGTgaagaagcaacagcagctcacATTCCAACAGGGTCTCAACCCGACGTAA
- the LOC131209041 gene encoding cysteine-rich DPF motif domain-containing protein 1: protein MTSKAPVMATAGAESSNATSSAATDVASIAFRCGLCDLSEQCDYHGRRPPFAGKLIELAEECYVMRDPFAPPPHAVPDKPPCEYFLVLGADCHLCRQPVCKAPDCSFFYGATFCRRCCHERIQDFPLEVRSKIKKQFS, encoded by the coding sequence ATGACCAGCAAGGCACCGGTGATGGCGACAGCAGGCGCGGAATCTAGCAATGCAACGTCCTCAGCGGCCACAGACGTTGCGTCGATCGCGTTCCGATGTGGGCTGTGCGATTTGAGCGAACAATGTGACTACCAcggacggcggccaccgttcgccgggaAGCTGATAGAGCTGGCGGAAGAGTGTTACGTGATGCGTGACCCAtttgcgccaccaccgcacgcCGTACCTGACAAGCCGCCGTGCGAGTACTTTCTGGTGCTCGGTGCCGACTGCCACCTATGCCGGCAGCCGGTGTGTAAAGCGCCCGATTGCAGCTTCTTCTACGGTGCCACCTTCTGCCGGAGGTGTTGCCACGAGCGGATACAGGACTTTCCACTCGAAGTAAgaagcaaaataaagaaacaattcTCTTAG
- the LOC131209021 gene encoding putative transferase CAF17 homolog, mitochondrial, with the protein MLLRRWTLATGTPHALATLTGFKLLPHRTLSSSPTQPEGPSKPFALEPLRDRSFVRVHGTDSVSFLQGLMTNDMRHFEHSRSLYAMFLRVNGRVFCDALIFRHPAAPAPATDFLLECDREVAPRLEKHLKLYRLRKKVTVLAEETYQPWVAFVPDSDEQRVVTLDGDITTGDRPDEDRVNLYKDPRLPRLGYRALIRDDTQAASMDRLLELVPGVIATDPQYTPFRYSLGVGEGETNLPDGKCFPLECNCDFLHGVSFHKGCYIGQELTARTYHTGVIRKRLMPVQFTDGLQALEGIPPEVLREAEIKNEDGAVVGKLRGYIAGHGMALLRVEKVLTGTTLALTVPGIPATIPCRTKKPFWWPNELNARS; encoded by the coding sequence ATGCTGCTCCGACGATGGACGCTTGCCACTGGCACTCCGCACGCACTGGCCACTTTGACCGGGTTTAAACTGTTACCGCACCGAACGCTGTCGTCGTCACCAACGCAACCCGAGGGACCGTCGAAACCGTTCGCACTGGAACCACTGCGCGATCGGTCGTTCGTGCGTGTCCACGGGACGGATTCCGTCAGCTTTCTGCAGGGACTGATGACGAACGATATGCGCCACTTTGAACACTCGCGGTCACTGTACGCCATGTTTCTCCGCGTGAATGGCCGTGTGTTTTGTGATGCACTCATCTTCCGACATCCGGCAgctcctgctcctgccacGGACTTTCTGCTCGAATGTGACCGAGAGGTAGCGCCACGGTTAGAGAAACACTTGAAATTGTACCGCTTGCGAAAGAAGGTCACGGTGTTGGCGGAAGAAACGTATCAACCGTGGGTCGCCTTTGTCCCCGACAGTGACGAACAGCGGGTGGTGACGCTGGACGGGGACATTACAACCGGTGACCGGCCCGATGAGGACCGTGTGAATCTGTACAAAGACCCACGTCTGCCGAGGCTCGGTTATCGTGCGCTGATCCGCGACGATACCCAAGCCGCATCGATGGATCGCTTGTTGGAACTCGTTCCGGGAGTTATCGCGACCGATCCGCAGTACACACCGTTCCGATACTCGCTCGGTGTCGGCGAAGGAGAAACGAACCTTCCCGACGGAAAATGCTTTCCGCTCGAGTGTAACTGTGATTTCCTGCACGGCGTAAGCTTCCACAAGGGTTGCTACATTGGGCAAGAACTGACGGCCCGCACCTACCATACGGGCGTGATACGGAAGCGCTTGATGCCGGTGCAGTTCACCGATGGCTTGCAAGCGCTGGAAGGCAtcccaccggaagtgctgcGTGAAGCGGAGATCAAAAATGAAGATGGGGCTGTAGTCGGGAAACTGAGAGGCTACATAGCGGGCCACGGGATGGCCTTGCTGCGCGTCGAGAAAGTTTTAACGGGCACCACACTAGCGTTAACCGTCCCTGGCATCCCCGCGACTATCCCGTGCCGTACCAAGAAACCCTTCTGGTGGCCAAACGAACTGAACGCACGCTCTTAG
- the LOC131209031 gene encoding uncharacterized protein LOC131209031: MSDAKSSEYAILYIPTATVTGPSSTTIAPHPPSQMDDDNEYDYLIPNIRGLSSTTATATVTGLSSTTATVTGPSTATVTVTGLSSTTANSKLVFPIDNAVELCRLGAEQDERPVELFAALVGVIAVGFAKKGKNLKNLKGDKLLKKTINFFLTNEFLSTCVWASPNQKKPNAISYHVSALNALYKAHKHFDKTYEFSDFEKQMRRFVSKTRVK, translated from the exons ATGTCGGACGCGAAAAGCAGCGAATATGCGATTTTGTACATCCCCACCGCCACAGTCACCggccccagcagcaccaccatcgcacCGCACCCACCATCGCAGAtggacgacgacaacgagtaCGATTATTTGATTCCGAACATCCGTGgcctcagcagcaccaccgccaccgccacagtAACCGgcctcagcagcaccacagcCACAGTAACCGGCCCCAGTACCGCCACCGTCACAGTCACCGgcctcagcagcaccacagcCAACAGTAAATTAGTGTTCCCGATAGACAACGCTGTTGAGTTGTGTAGGTTGGGAGCAGAACAGGATGAAAGACCGGTAGAATTATTTGCGGCTCTTGTCGGCGTTATTGCGGTCGGTTTtgcgaaaaaggggaaaaactTGAAGAACTTGAAAGGGGATAAgctgttgaagaaaacgatCAATTTCTTCCTCACAAACGAATTCCTCAGCACTTGTGTGTGGGCTTccccaaaccaaaaaaaacccaacgccaTATCGTACCACGTTTCAGCGCTCAATGCCCTATATAAAGCACATAAGCATTTCGACAAGACTTACGAGTTCTCCGACTTCGAGAAGCAAATGCGCCGGTTCGTGAGCAAGACGCGAGTCAA gtAG
- the LOC131216229 gene encoding zinc finger protein 771-like encodes MSKSRSMGEIREDGLNELAASELENLVFSDICRCCMASKPRMKQLFSMNLDKMLCAVTGIKAVPSDGLPVQLCIPCVLEIRRAHFFKLQCETTEQKLRGYLNQSIFLNAMENEFQPETDQTEPDQRDQLIPVVLAKAKAARPTGNRGGADQQAQLAAVPSQVTTQLAVKAKPGSDYTENETVAVGVKECPKCFKWFETEKKMKRHLRIHLTERPHQCTECDMSFVEKSNLSKHMRKHTGELRNLGYKPHLCPECGKSFKYSTSLSRHKRMHTKRNVFTCPVCDKFYLEQNTLNVHMRTHTKERPFCCGICDKRFSQKPNLVRHERTHTGEKPFSCDQCFKGYSQKSYLVVHKRIHAREKPFDCPDCTMAFVSRNALMRHQRSACSVHPYRCTLCKKTFRYKKSLRVHRQNHLLESPHVCKYCPVRCISLKKLQIHTKKFHAKDHIAGSGSAVKANYRNRAHKRDANMQSEGEEAYEIEENIDADCAETGRAVQSSECSAANGGETVSYDEYEYDEDSYTIEYVDTTDPEMKKEPLLDIQIMNPSEEGSDIEQ; translated from the exons ATGAGTAAAAGTCGCAGTATGGGCGAAATTAGGGAGGACGGATTGAACGAACTAGCAGCGTCCGAGTTGGAGAACTTGGTGTTTTCGGATATATGTCGCTGTTGTATGGCGAGCAAACCACGCATGAAACAGCTTTTCTCGATGAACCTGGACAAAATGCTGTGCGCCGTAACGGGGATTAAAGCGGTCCCGAGCGACGGTTTACCGGTGCAGCTTTGCATACCGTGTGTGCTGGAGATTCGGAGGGCACACTTCTTCAAGTTGCAGTGCGAAACAACGGAACAGAAGCTCCGCGGTTACTTGAACCAGTCGATATTTCTGAATGCGATGGAAAACGAGTTCCAGCCGGAAACGgaccaaacggaaccggaccAGAGGGATCAACTGATCCCGGTAGTGCTGGCAAAGGCAAAGGCGGCTCGGCCAACGGGGAACCGTGGCGGAGCGGATCAACAAGCGCAACTAGCAGCAGTTCCATCGCAGGTCACCACGCAGTTGGCCGTGAAAGCGAAGCCCGGCAGCGATTACACCGAAAATGAAACGGTGGCAGTTGGCGTGAAGGAGTGCCCGAAGTGCTTCAAGTGGttcgaaacggagaaaaaaatgaaacgccaCTTGCGGATACACCTCACCGAACGGCCGCACCAGTGCACCGAGTGCGACATGTCGTTCGTGGAGAAGTCCAACCTGAGTAAGCACATGCGGAAGCACACGGGTGAGCTGCGCAACTTGGGGTACAAGCCGCACCTCTGTCCGGAGTGCGGCAAATCATTCAAATACTCCACCTCCCTGTCCCGGCACAAGCGCATGCACACGAAACGCAACGTATTCACCTGCCCCGTTTGCGACAAGTTCTACCTCGAGCAGAACACCCTGAACGTCCACATGCGGACGCACACGAAGGAGCGGCCATTTTGCTGCGGCATCTGCGACAAGCGGTTTTCGCAAAAACCCAACTTGGTCCggcacgaacgcacgcacacgg GCGAAAAACCCTTTAGCTGTGACCAGTGCTTCAAGGGATACTCGCAGAAGAGCTACCTGGTGGTGCACAAACGAATCCACGCGAGGGAAAAGCCGTTTGACTGTCCGGACTGCACGATGGCTTTCGTTTCGCGGAACGCGCTGATGCGGCACCAACGCTCGGCGTGTTCGGTTCACCCGTATCGCTGCACTCTGTGCAAGAAAACCTTCCGTTACAAGAAAAGCTTGCGTGTTCACCGGCAGAACCATCTGCTCGAGAGTCCGCATGTTTGCAAGTACTGTCCGGTGCGCTGTATAAGTTTGAAAAAGCTACAAATCCACACCAAAAAGTTTCACGCCAAGGATCATATAGCTGGCTCGGGGTCGGCCGTAAAAGCCAATTACAGGAATAGGGCCCACAAACGAGATGCAAACATGCAATCGGAAGGCGAGGAGGCGTACGAGATAGAGGAAAACATCGATGCAGACTGTGCGGAAACTGGGCGTGCGGTGCAAAGTTCCGAATGTAGCGCAGCGAACGGCGGCGAAACTGTTAGTTATGACGAATACGAATACGACGAGGATAGCTACACAATTGAATACGTTGACACGACCGATCCGGAGATGAAGAAGGAACCACTGTTGGACATCCAAATCATGAATCCTAGCGAGGAAGGGTCCGACATAGAGCAGTGA